The Macaca fascicularis isolate 582-1 chromosome 13, T2T-MFA8v1.1 sequence agatcgagaccatcctagctaacacggtgaaaccccgtctctactaaaaaaaacaatacaaaaaactagctgggcgaggtggcgggcgcctgtagtcccagctacttgggaggctgaggcaggagaacggcgtaaacccgggaggtggagcttgcagtgagctgagatccggccactgcactccagcctgggcgacagagcgagactccatctcaaaaaaaaaaaaaaaaagagaaatatggtAGAAAAACACTTTATTGTAAAGTTCATCCCTTTGACTTTTCACCAGCTGACACAAAGAAATCAGAGGGAGTAAAACATACCAATCCAATTCTAAACCTTATCAATCCAACAGCAAACCTCCTCATTTTTCCACCATATGAGGAATCACCCTAAAATTCAGACTCCTTATCATCAGGTACAAACCTAGAATTCCCTTTTTACTGTGAtaatgaataaacagaaatttgAACACCATAAAAAACAGCaaggaattttatttctgttaaagGATGGAACACAAAACTTTAAGCTGACAATTGTGCTTCTTAGagcctttaaaaaatgtctgcTTGTGTTATTACAGCCATTATCTTGTTAAGAAgcgatggccgggcgcggtggctcatgcctgtaatcccagaactttgggaggccgaggcaggtggatcacctgagggcaggagttcaagaccagcctggctaacatggtgaaattctatctctactaaaaacataaaagttagccaggtgtggtggcacgcacctgtagtcccagctatttggaagaatgaagcagaagaatcacttgaacccaggaggcagaggttgcagtgagccgagattgcaccactgcactccagcctgggcgacagagtaagactccatttaaaaaacaaaaacaggccgggcgcggtggctcacgcctgtaatcccagcactttgggaggctgaggtgggaggatcacaaggtcaggagatcgagaccatcctggcaaacacggtgaaaccccgtctctattaaaaatacaaaaaaaaaaaaaaattagccaggcatggtggcaggtgcctgtagtcccagctactcaggaggctgaggcagcagaatggcgtgaacccaggaggcggagcttgcagtgagccgagatcgtgccgctgcactctagcctgggtgacagagcaagactctgtctcaaaaaaaaaaaaaaaaaaaaaattataaagagcacaaaaatgaaatgaacaacCAGAGCTCTAAAAGTAAAAACATGTTTGCTATTTTTGCATAAATCTGCACATAAAATCCAGAAACAGGATAGGCGTCCACCAACAGCATCAGGTGCTGACTCTATTTTTGTTTGTGAGCAGATAATCTGGCCTTGGGAACATTTGTCTCTTCTAGATAAATACTTCCATCTAATGAGACCATTTAAAGTTACCATATAGTACAGCATTTTAGTGGATGgcacaaaatggaaaaatcaggccgggcgcagtggctcaagcctgtaatcccagcactttgggaggccgagacgggaggatcacaaggtcaggagatcaagaccatcctggctaacacggcgaaaccccgtctctactaaaaacacaaaaaattagccgggcgaggtggcggcgcctgtggtcccagctactcgggaggctgaggcaggagaatggcatgaacccgagaggcggagcttgcagtgagctgagatctggccactgcactccagcctgggcgacagagcgagactccgtctcaaaaaaaaaaaaatggaaaaatcaaattTCCTACCCCCACTGCACTAATATATAGAAATCATATTCATGTAACTTATATCAGGACCCAAAAAGTAGCCACTGTTCAACAGATGATGCCAGGACACCATACCGTCCCCTTCTCAAGACACTTGTCTGTTTCCAGAACACTACCACCTATTCTCTTTACATAGCTGGTTTCTCACCTTCAGATCTCAGTTAACTATCCCCTCCTGGAGAGACCTTCCCTGATTTAGCCATCTAATGTGACTTTCCCTACCACTCCCCAACTTAATcctacacctcagcatcctgattGTTTCTCTCATAGCACttataatttgtcattttttctcCCCCTGTCAGACTAGACTAAGTGCCAAGAATACAGGGACTTAACCTGTCTTGTGTCCTGGTGCATCCCAGCACCTGGGATGTTAAATAGCATCATAATAATCATTCAATACCTATTTACTAAATGAATGCTAGTATCAGAGGCTAAAAAAAACTCCCAGAGATGTTCAGATGTTCAGCCTACAAAGGGGGCAACAGGCCTTGGAAGCATTAACCTCCCCAGATCTTACCAACTGGATCATAATGCAAAAGAGTCAGTTTTTCCTTCAGTCGGTTTCTCTTGGTGTTGAAGCAGAAACCTGTCCCAGCTTGGCTCACCATTCTCACCAAAATGTTTCTAAGATTAAAAAGTATGCTGTTACGTGTGAGCTGACGAAATAAACTAAAATCAGTCATGGGGGGATGGCACATTTTGAGAACTCTGTAGGGTAATATTAGTTGTGGGATATCACTTGGCCCTAAGAAGGTTCAGCTGTAAGACAGCCTAAGTTTTCCATGAAACAATTTCAATGGTTTCAAATCTCTAGGATTTGCTCCACTACACAGAGTTACTTCACAACAACCTAACCAAAACAATAAGAACAATCAAGCCACATGGTGGGACTAGCCTCAGACATCCAACCCTCACGAGCAGCAGAAGTCAGGAAGGGGAAAATATCAAAGTACTGGTAACCACAGCTGGCTAGTGAGGCAATGGTAAAGACAGCTGTCTCAGAACAGCCCTCTCTTCGGGGCATAAATGATTATCATCAGGAAGGGCCAAAAGAAAGggactgaggccgggcgcggtggctcaagcctgtaatcccagcactttgggaggccgagacgggtggatcacgaggtcaggagatcgagaccatcctggctaacacggtgaaaccccgtctctactaaaaaatacaaaaaactagccgggcgagatggcgggcgcctgtagtcccagctacttgggaggctgaggcaggagaatggcgtaaaccccggaggcggagcttgcagtgagctgagatccggccactgcactccagcccaggcgacacagcgagactccgtctcaaaaaaaaaaaaaaaaaaaaaaagggactgaAGCTTTTAGGTTGCTAATGTGCAAAACCTTGTGCCCCTTCATATTTCATTTAAGTTACAGTCATCCAAAGCAGAAAGTCCATGTTTGCCTCACCAGATCTTTTAATACCTGTACTGTCtgttattttttcatgtgtcttgtCTCCTCATGTAGACCATGTTATTTCTCATGTAATTCCAGAACAACCTGGAAGCATCTAAGACTATATTACACATCACTGCATTGCTTTCAACATTCAGCACAGTGCCTCATAAGGGGCATAcagtatttatttctaattaagaTAGACAATAATTATCCATTCAACACAGATTCAACAAATCTTAAGCACTTACTCTGTGGAAGGCACTCTGGGAAATACAAAGCTCTGTAAGTCTATGTCTATGTCCTCTAGGAGCTAACAGTACTCCTAGCAGTACTCCTAGTGAGCTGGTACATGAGGTCGATCAGGCAAGACATATATGAAATACATCACAAGGGTAGAAAAAGTCAGAATATACCTCTACAGAAACCAAAGGCAAGGGATTCCTATACATCCTGGGGGTTGGGAATTCTGACATAAATAACTGGACTGTGGGGAAAGCTACGTGAATAACTAAAAGATACTGAGAGGGAAAGCGCTAACATACATGTTTATCATTAACTTTAATCCAAACGACTAGCTTTAAGGATTTTCAATGTCTTGAGTTGCAAGGAAAGGCTGCTTTAGAACTTCCCTATTTTTACCACAAAATCTTCAGTTATTGTCtacaacatttattttgaaatacaagtTTGGTAGTTCTAGTCTCTCTGGTACAGCATGGAATCTTTAATCTTGGCTATTTTTGAAATGCTTATACCATGAATGCAAGTGATTATAAAACTCATTAAAACAGACTCTATGATTTAATCAAAGCAGAGTTTGTTCTTCTGGATTCCTGTAGTGAGCTCCAGACAAATGGCCCCTGGTCCTCAATTTGAGGAAATGGAAATGTGGTGGTAGTCCAAATACAGCACAGCCCAATGGTTTGTTTAGAAACAGACAGTGAGCTCACAAACCCTGGGACTAGAAAAGCAGCAAAGGCTCCTTTAAGTATTTCAATGCTCACGGAAGTAGCTCAGTTGGGCAGGagggaaaatattttgtgaaagagTTCATAGAGAAAAAATTATCAACTAAGTAATCCACAGACCAACTCTTAGGAAGTCGAGGCCCAATGCTTAGTTTCATATAAGGATGTACTGGGAGCAACGAGACTTAACAAATCTAACATAAACAAGTGacgtttaaaaaaggaaaaatctttaCTTACTTTGACTTGCTCTTGGCAACTTTTTTGTAGACAGGAAAggttggaaaagaaaataaaaatataaatgtatcttTCTTATGCAAAGTTCAGTTATATGTCAGTTCATTATATGTCAGTAATaaccaaaaatatttaacttatgAAATACGCCATGAGGTGTCACTCAAGTAACTATTCCCTATATATTAGGGAACCCCTTAGGACTTTATAGAAGGTAGGTTAAAAGAGCCAATCAGACCAACACAATTCTAGATTTAATATTTTGCACAATTTCATGTCTGTTGgactggctactttttaaatcttCTAAAGTAAGTAATGCCTGCTCCACTTTTTCCCTCTTCTAAAGTGCAAGTATTTGCACTGCAGCAAGCTTCTTGTTTGACAAGTTAATCTTTGCAAATAGTAACAACCATCACATGTGGTGAAAATCAGACACTAAATCTTACTGGGAATTCAGCCAGGTGTAAGGAAGAGCATTGACTCGGGAGCCCGAGGACTTCTTTCACTGCCCTGCCGTTAGTACTCGGGCAATTCATTGCCCCTCTCGGGAGCGGTTTCCTTATTTTTAGAGTTCGAAATGGGTGGGCTACAAATTCTGAGGTCCTTCAGAATCTTCGGATGTCCTTCGGACATGCAGTGATTCTCCTAACACGGGCTGGAGAAAAACGCCCCAGAGCCAGACTCAACAGTCCGCGAGGACGGCAACTGAATCCAGACACCACAGACCCCTTCTCAGGCACCCACACGTCCGCGCAGGGAGGCGCGCCGCGGGGCATGCCGGGCGCTGTGGTCCTGAAGGCCTGGAAAAGTCCGCAGTTGTAGCTTCCCGGCCTGTTCGCACATCCTTCCCCGCATCATTCCGGGGCCCTGCCTGTCACGGGCCCCCAACCCTCACCGTAACCCCTGTCGGCGCCTCCATCCCCACTTACAGAAGACGACGGAGAGGAACATGGTGACCACCCCTGGACAGTCTCCGTCACTGGTCAAAAGGCCCCCAACAAACAACAACTGCTTCCGGGGCACGGGCCAGTTCCGGAAGAGGACATCCGGCAGTCGCCGAGGCCACGCCCCCCGCCTGGAACCTGCCCCCCAATCGTCTGACTCGTTCCTCCGTTCCTTACAGCGGGTGTGTTTTGCTCTTTTCGTAGTAGAGGTTGGAATCCTCTTCCTTATGGAAAGGGATTTACAGCTCAGGGTTCGCGCCCCGGCCCTGACTCCTATTTCTGGGTCAAGTGCTTTCAGCGTTAGGTGCTTTTCATATTTGTTTGACAAAATAATCGCAACCACCTGCATTAGACCCACAAGAACAACTGTGTATTGGACCTCGGCCGCTCCAGCCTATCAGCCCCTcgcatattttcttaaaatgttgccTCCCCCCACCCAACTCCGTCTCCGCCTGGTTAAGCCTTACTCTCACTACTCTCAGTCCCTTCGGCGTTAGGAAGCCCACCTTTCCTTAATTATCTGTTGAATCTCTAGGAGGGCAGGACCCTTCGCATCTCAAACTTCTGTATCCAAACACCTAGCACAATTCCTGACATAGAGGCCAAATAACAGATTGAGAGCATTCACATCACTTGCCTAATATCACATAACTACCAGGTGGCAGAGTCAGAATTTAAACCTAGATTTTATCTGACTCCAAAGACTCCTGCCTTTCCCAGTAGACATTGGGACTTACCAGTTTGCAGTCATTAATTTCTCATGGCTCTGTGAGGAAGCTGGGCTCCTCCAACACCAAGGACTTCGTCAGTAACCTCATTTCCCAACTAATAATCAggacttttgaattattttccctAATCTGTGATTTGTATCTACATATTCCTACAGATGTGAAATAAGATTTAATTtcatgactcacacctgtaatcccagccctttgggaggctgaagcaagcagatcacttgaggtcaggagattgaggccagtctggccaacatagcggaatcccgtctctactaaaaatacaaaaattagctgaacccgggaggcggaggttgcagtgagccgagatagcaccactgcactccagcctgtgcgacaaagcgagactccatctgaaaaaaaaaaaaaaaaggtaataaaactgttttaaagaaaattcagcTCTCTGTGCCATCACAAAGAagataaggaggaaaaaaagtcagCTCTCCAtacaattcaatttttaaaattaagatcgTCCTTTTCCTTAGTACCtataatactttttttccttctaatcaTTCTTGATATTTACCTTCCCATAACCTGACTCCAGCAACTGAGTACCTTCCACGTGCCCAAATCCTTCCTTACCTTGCATTGGCAAAAAAGAGCTTCCGATGTTCAAGAGGATACGGTTTCTTATATGAGAAATTCCTTTAGAGgatttataagaaaagaacacAAGACTGGAAGCCAAGGAACATGATTTCGAGTCCTTCTTCTGTCCCTTAGAAAGTAATTTTAACTTTAGTCCAGCCAAATAGCAGTCCTAAACTCCATGCCCCCGCCCTCACCTCTATTCACCTTACTCTTCTTTATGTTTCCCTACAGCACTTATTGCCGTTTAGTATTACTTCTGTACTTGTTGATTTCCCTATTGTCTTTGTCTACCAGAATGCTGAgcaacagtgaaaccctgtctctaaaaaaaaatttttaattaaaaaaaagaacttcagctTATTCCCTTCCTGCTGTATCCCTGATTCCTAGAACAATTCCTGCTACATCTATtaaatacctgttgaatgaatgaatctgagGTGAGAGGCACCATACAAGTGTTAAGtcattaatatttatgtttaaatggcaaaaaaaaaaaaaaaaaaaaaaactaactttaaTTATTGTCAATAGTTTCAGAATCCAGGAGAATGTATAAGCTTGCTTTTGAAAAGAGCCAGGTACAgtgggtcactcctgtaatcccagtattctgggaagccgaggagggtagatcacctgaggtcagaagtttgagaccagcctggccaacacggcgaaaccccgtctctactaaaaaataacaaaattagccagatgtggtggtgggcacctgtaattccagctactcgggacgctgagacaggagaatcacttgaacccgggagcagagGTCGCAgcactgaaccccagcctggacaacagagggagtcTCCGTCTCGAGAGGGGATacaggagaggaagaaaagagatagCATATGAACTGTTTCTTGAAATTCTTGAAGGAGTAGGGTGGAGGCAGTGACTCTCTAGCCTCAGGAGTTCATGTTGCATCCACCTGTTATTTACACCTAATATAGCTGGCAGTTGATAAGTGTtagttaaaatgtttattattataacACAGATGTAATTCATGATTTGGGACTTTTTTCCTTGAATTTACGTAATGAGCCCTCTGTGCCTTATTAGAGGAAAGTGCATAACAATTAGAGCATCCTGGCAGCCCAAATGGAAAAAGTGTAGTCCTTACAGAAGGGGCACCAtctttgggaggtgggggtggtacAGGGAGGAGAAGATCCAGCTGTTTAACCTAAATTCTCAGCCCAGAGAAGCAGATAGAGGAAGAGAACATCTACTCTGGGTCAGGGCTCTATACACAGCATCTGTATTGGGTTGGTAGACACCGTATTCCCAGCACTTAGTGATGGAATTCAAACCTGAGAATCTAGAAGCTATACCCCTCCTCCTCTGCTGTGCTGGCAGGCCCCTGACTGCCCATCGTCCAGCTCATTGTCACACCTACATCCTGCCTGACTTGTGACTGGAAAGTACAGCCACCGTTCTTGTCTACGGAGTCAGTGATCCTGGCTCCCTGACCTGCCCCAGGGGCCTGGGAACACGGGTAGTGGCAGGAGGAAGATGCTACAGGAGACAGCTGGGGCTTCCTGAAAAGTTGGTACCTTTACAAGCTCAGACACCACCAGGCAGATGGGACATCTTCAAAATCAGGCCGTCTGCTTCAATGGCTTAGCATTACAGCAAAGACTACCTGAGGGAGCAAGATGAGCGAAGCTGGGGCCACTAACTGGGTTCAATCTGTGTGTAGTGGGTGTCCTCCAGTTGGCATTCAATGGCCTCTATCATCTGACCTCACCCTCCTAATCCAGTCCTATCTCATTTCACTGAGGCTGCTGGGTGCCAATCTCTTTAGGGACGAAGCCTTTCCTGACCCTGCATTCCGCATTCCACCCCTCATCTCCCCTCCACAGATTCCTCTCAGAGCTTCCATTAAGCTTCCCTGCACTCATTGGATCACAGGTCTGCCTCCTACTCTGGGACTTAAGTCCCTCAAAGACCAGGCCTTCTGAATCTCCCCTACTCCCCCAAGCAGGAGCACCTAACAGAAGGTTGCTATCCCACTCACATTTTCGACAAATACAGACTGAACCTTCTCTACTAAGGGACTCTGCCTTGAGTTATTCTCTGTCCCTTCAGTCCCACTTCCACTCCCAGGTCCACCTGAGACAGGCAGAGTGGAAGCAACTGGGGGAAGGCACCTAAAAAAAAGGCATCTAAAAAATGCACAATGAGCATCCTCTTGGGGCTAGAATGTGGGATGAAGTAAGGGAGGTGAGTTAGAAAGGATGACTGAGGCTAGGCAATGAAAGAACCACAGTGTTATAGCTGGGAGTCAGGCTTAGTTCTGTGGGCAGCGGGAAGGCTCAAGAGTTAAGTAATCAGATTTCTGCAGTGGCAGCATCTAAAATCAGCCATTTTCCCACTTAGTTGGGAGAGTGGCAGTGACTTTCCCATCCCACCCAAAGGCCCCCAAAGGTCCCCttgagaacaatagacactttTCTTGCTCTGCATGTTCATGCCTATTTATTTAGTTAACACATGTATTTGGTGTTTCCTTAACAACTGGCAAGTTCCTCCTTATTGTCACTGAGCCTTTTTtgaagaagagaggaggagggtgTTGTATACCTCTTTGAGAATCGGCTGAGAGGTATGGCTTAGCTTTTCCAGAAGAAAATGCACTTATGCCCATCCACAAACAACTTTACCTGCACTTTCTGGGGGGCCTCAACGTTGGCTGTACAATGGGATCACCTAGGGAATTTTAtcaacttctttttttgagacagagttttactgtgtcactcaggcaggagtacagtggcccatctcagctcactgtaatctccacctcctgagttcaagtgattcttctgcctcagcctcctgagtagttgggattacaggtacatgccactatgcctagctaattttttttttttttttttttttttttggtaattttagtagagatggggtttcaccatgttggccaggctggtctcaaactcctgacttcaagtgatctgcctgccttggcctcccaaagtgctgggattacaggcatgcatcaccatacccggctcattttgtagagatgggggttttgccatgttgggcacgctagtctcaaactcctgacctctcgtgatccacccgcctcagcctcccaaagtgctaggattacaggcatagcccAGGCTGCACCCGGCCATAAACTCTTTATGCCTGTTTCTCACCCCCAgtgtttctaatttaatttatctgggtgcaggccaggtgcagcagttcatgcctctaatctcagcactttgggaggctgaggtgggaagatctctagaggtcaggtgttcaagaccagcctgggcaacatagtgagcccccgcccctatttttgttaaaaaaaaaaaaaaaaaaatcagaataatttaTCTGAGTGTAGTCTGGACTTTGAGTTTTCTAAACTCCTCAGGATATTCTAACGTATGCCAAGATTGTAAAATACTGGGATTCATGGACAGGTTAAACCCCCTGTCAAACGCTCTTCAGTTCCAGGTGTGCTCAACTCACTCCACTTGGTGAGCAGCACCTATCTGGGTAGGGAGGGGAAAGGACAAAGTGGCCAGTTTGAAAGAATTAGGAAGTCTTGAAGTTGTAAGCCAAGAGAGGAGGTGTTCACATACATTCCAGAAAGCTGTAGAACCCACAAAAAGAAGAGGTTCTGAATAGAAGACCCAAAGCAGGAAACTTAATTGCCTTCCTGAAAGATGAATGCAAGTCCAGCAGACAATACCCTTCCCACCCACATACCTCACCTGCCCCAAGAAGAGACGCAAACAGCATCAAAAGGCTGACAGCATTGGGCTTTGGGGGAGAGTCAACCAGTTAAACATGTGGCTTGATTGGTCAGTGACAGGGGTAGGGAGAGGATGGCATTTGTGGGAGTCCAGCACCTATGAGGGTGTGGCGCTTTAGAGATAATGGGCAGCAACTGTCGGCTGGAGGAGGGAAAAAGGTTTGTGTCTTGGTCAGGGAGAGGCATTCCTGCGGTGGGTGAGAGCGGGGCTGCAAGGCCTTGCAGAGAGGAACTGCGCATGCGCCGGAGGCAGCCGCGTATTGCCAGGCACGTGACACTGGGCAAGCCCCGCCTCAGTTTCTGATCTGGGACTTGTGTTGTAACTTCGGAGGCGCCCACAATCTCAGGTGATGATCGTCAGATCATTCCTAAGTCTTTTTCCTTTGCGATGTCACAGGAACCTGGGAGGATTTTAGTCCTCCTAAAACTCTGATATTTTCAAACATGATACCCGTGAGAATCACCTGGGGTGCCGACGGCCAAATAACATGATTCAGTGGGTGGAGAATGGGGGGCGGCTAGGGGCACTTTGTAACGCTCACCGGTGCTCCTGATGTTCCGTGTGCCTTGAGAGTCATTGTTCTAGATCACTGTTTCTCAGCACCTGGGGATCGAGTTGAAGGGCTGACTCTGAGCCAGTGGTCTGAAGtgaggcctgagattctgcaccTCTAACAAGCTCTTTGATGCTGCCAGCTGTACATCCTGACTACTAAAGTGTCATccagaccaggcgcggtggctcacgcctgtaatcacagcacttcgggaggtcgaggcaggcagatcacttgaggtcaggaattgaagaccagcctggccaacacggtgaaaccccgtctctactaaaaatacaaaaattagccagacgtggtggcatgcacccgtactctcagctactcgggaggctaaggcaggagaatcgcttgaacccagagcccgaggctgcaggaagccaagattgcaccactgcactccaggctctACGACAGAGCCAGAGTCcgtccccaaaataaaataaagtgcaaTCCAGGCAGCATCCCTAGCAGCAACGCAATATTATTTGGGAGCTTGTTAGGAATGTTGAATTTCaggtcccaccccagacctactgattgagaatctttttttttttttttttcccagacagggtctcactctgtcacccaagctgcagtgcagtagtgcaatcttggttcactgcagccttgaactcctgtgctcaagcaatcctcctgtctcagcctcccaagtgcctgggaccacaggcatttgccaccatgtccagctaatttttgtattttttgtagagatgggcttttgctatactgcccaggctggtctccaactcctgggggctcaagcaatcctcccaccttggcctcccaaagtgctggaattacacgcgTGAGTCACTGTCCCcagccagaatctgcattttaacaagatccccagatgATTTGTAttcacattaaagtttgagaaacatcgTTATGGAAGAAGTGACTTATGATTGGAGAACCAAGACTGAAACTTGGCAATGAGAGAACAAGATTCAGTTCCCTAAAATAGAGTAGAATTTAAAGAAGGgcagacatctttttttttttttccttgagacggagtcttgctttgtcaccaggctgaagtacagtggtgcaatctcagctcactgcaacctccacctcctgggttcaagcgattcccctgcctcagcctcccgagtagctgggactacagatgcctgccaccacacccagctaattttgttttctttttttctttttctttcttttcactcttgttgcccaggctggagtgcaatggcgccatcttggctcaccacaacctccgcctcccaggttcaagcaattctcctgtctcagcctcccgagtagctgagattacaggcatacaccaccacacccggctaattttgtatttttagtagagacggggcttcaccatgttggtcaagctgttctcaaactccgcacctcaggtgatccacctgcctcagcctcctgaagtgctgggattacaggcatgagacttcgcacctggcaattttttgtattttagtagagacgggatttcaacatgttggtcaagatggtctcaatctcctgacctcatgatccacccgcctcggcctcccaaagtgctgggattacaggcatgagccactgcgcctggccgggcagacatttttatctcttttagtTAGTGCTCTACTTGTAGGCCTAGTACAGTGTCTGACATacaatagatgctcaataaatatttctcaaatgaatGGATGAAGTAAGAGTCCAGTTTCTAGAGCCAGAGCATGAGGCCAGCCTGGGGCTGGCCACTACCATGACTTGATGCTAACTACTAGGGCAAAGGTCTTTTTAGCCCCCCTGTCCAAGACAAGATTGGTCCTGATGCTGGCACACAACAGAACTCATGGCCATGTGAGGCAGCAGTGTGTTAAGTTGTCTCATGTGTGAATATTAAAAGGCTGTATAGAAATGTAGCCAAGAAGATACACTGGCCTCTCAGGAAGGTCTTCTAAGGACCAGGGGCTGAGCCAACCAGTGGGGAGGCGGGCGCCCAGAGAAGCCCCAGGCCCAGAAATAACTCATGTGGTCTATAAGAGTGATCC is a genomic window containing:
- the MRPL33 gene encoding large ribosomal subunit protein bL33m isoform X1, whose protein sequence is MFLSVVFFAKSKSKNILVRMVSQAGTGFCFNTKRNRLKEKLTLLHYDPVVKQRVLFVEDKKIRSL
- the MRPL33 gene encoding large ribosomal subunit protein bL33m isoform X2 gives rise to the protein MQVVAIILSNKYEKHLTLKALDPEIGVRAGARTLSCKSLSIRKRIPTSTTKRAKHTRCKERRNESDDWGAGSRRGAWPRRLPDVLFRNWPVPRKQLLFVGGLLTSDGDCPGVVTMFLSVVFFAKSKSNETKSPLRGR
- the MRPL33 gene encoding large ribosomal subunit protein bL33m isoform X3; translated protein: MQVVAIILSNKYEKHLTLKALDPEIGVRAGARTLSCKSLSIRKRIPTSTTKRAKHTRCKERRNESDDWGAGSRRGAWPRRLPDVLFRNWPVPRKQLLFVGGLLTSDGDCPGVVTMFLSVVFLKQRVLFVEDKKIRSL